From the Rissa tridactyla isolate bRisTri1 chromosome 20, bRisTri1.patW.cur.20221130, whole genome shotgun sequence genome, one window contains:
- the LOC128919555 gene encoding cytosolic purine 5'-nucleotidase-like isoform X2 has translation MGSEGERGAAAAPGPGDPRALRRDCQHRIFVNRSLALEKIKCFGFDMDYTLAMYKSPDYEELAFALLLEHLVSIGYPHEILAYKYDPTFPTRGLVFDALYGNLLKVDSHGNLLVCAHGFRFLKGAEILHYYPNKFIQRDDMKRFHILNTLFNLTEAYLYACLVDFFTNCSRYVNCDTGYKHGNLFMSFRSMFQDVREAMDHVHLSGCLKEKTLENLEKYVVKDPRVPLLLSRMKEVGKVFLATNSDYNYTDAIMSYLFDFSDGDKAETPQRPWRSYFDLIVVDTRKPLFFAEGTVLRQVNTDTGKLRIGTYTGPLQHCAVYSGGSSDVVCDLLGVKGKDILYMGDHIFGDILKSKKRQGWRTFLVVPELARELQVWTEKSELFEELRSLDLFLAELYQHLDSGSSERPDISSIKRRIQKVTHEMDMCYGKMGSLFRCGSRQTLFANQLMRYADLYAASFINFLYYPFSYLFRAPPVLMAHESTVEHGRLDTGEAGMALAPWLTRHSHPGQQVTGVPPDSSGEEEDDGEA, from the exons GATCTTCGTCAACCGGAGTCTGGCGCTGGAGAAGATCAAGTGCTTTGGCTTTGACATGGACTACACCTTGGCCA TGTACAAGTCGCCCGACTATGAGGAGCTGGCCTTCGCCCTGCTGCTGGAGCACCTCGTCTCCATCGGGTACCCCCACGAGATCCTCGCCTACAAGTACGACCCCACCTTCCCCACCCG GGGGCTGGTGTTCGACGCCCTGTATGGGAACCTGCTGAAGGTGGACTCCCACGGGAACCTGCTGGTCTGTGCCCATGGCTTCCGCTTCCTCAAGGG ggccgaAATCCTCCACTATTACCCCAACAAGTTCATCCAGAGGGATGACATGAAGCGCTTCCACATCCTCAACACCCTCTTCAACCTCACTG AGGCCTACCTCTACGCCTGTCTCGTGGACTTCTTCACCAACTGCTCCAGATACGTCAA CTGCGACACCGGCTACAAGCATGGGAACCTCTTCATGTCCTTCCGCAGCATGTTCCAGGATGTGCGTGAGGCCATGGACCACGTCCACCTCTCG ggctgcctgAAGGAGAAGACACTGGAGAACCTGGAGAAATACGTGGTGAAGGAT CCCCGCGTGCCGCTGCTGCTGAGCCGCATGAAGGAGGTGGGGAAGGTCTTCCTGGCCACCAACAGCGACTACAACTACACTGAC GCCATCATGTCCTACCTGTTCGACTTCAGCGATGGGGACAAG GCTGAGACCCCGCAGCGTCCCTGGCGATCCTATTTCGACCTCATCGTGGTAGACACCCGCAAGCCACTCTTCTTTGCTGAGGGCACCGTCCTGCGCCAAGTCAACACG GACACGGGGAAGCTGCGCATCGGGACGTACACCGGCCCGCTACAGCACTGCGCCGTCTACTCCGGCG GATCCTCGGATGTGGTGTGTGACCTGCTGGGCGTGAAAGGCAAGGACATCCTCTACATGGGGGACCACATCTTCGGAGACATCCTCAAGTCCAAGAAGCGGCAGGGCTGGCGCACCTTCCTGGTGGTGCCCGAGCTGGCCCGCGAGCTGCAGGTCTGGACGGAGAAGAGCG AGCTGTTTGAGGAGCTGCGGAGCCTGGACCTCTTCCTGGCGGAGTTGTACCA GCATTTGGACAGTGGCAGCAGCGAGCGCCCAGACATCAGCTCCATCAAGCGTCGGATCCAG AAAGTCACGCATGAGATGGACATGTGCTACGGGAAGATGGGCAGCCTCTTCCGCTGTGGCTCGCGCCAGACGCTCTTTGCCAACCAGCTGATGCGCTACGCAGACCTTTATGCCGCCTCCTTCATCAACTTCCTCTACTATCCCTTCAGCTACCTCTTCCGGGCACCCCCGGTGCTG ATGGCACACGAGTCGACGGTGGAGCACGGCCGCCTGGACACGGGGGAGGCAGGCATGGCCCTGGCCCCCTGGCTGACCCGGCACAGCCACCCCGGCCAGCAg GTCACTGGGGTCCCCCCAGACtccagcggggaggaggaggatgatggagAAGCCTGA
- the LOC128919555 gene encoding cytosolic purine 5'-nucleotidase-like isoform X4, translating to MGSEGERGAAAAPGPGDPRALRRDCQHRIFVNRSLALEKIKCFGFDMDYTLAMYKSPDYEELAFALLLEHLVSIGYPHEILAYKYDPTFPTRGLVFDALYGNLLKVDSHGNLLVCAHGFRFLKGAEILHYYPNKFIQRDDMKRFHILNTLFNLTEAYLYACLVDFFTNCSRYVNCDTGYKHGNLFMSFRSMFQDVREAMDHVHLSGCLKEKTLENLEKYVVKDAIMSYLFDFSDGDKAETPQRPWRSYFDLIVVDTRKPLFFAEGTVLRQVNTDTGKLRIGTYTGPLQHCAVYSGGSSDVVCDLLGVKGKDILYMGDHIFGDILKSKKRQGWRTFLVVPELARELQVWTEKSELFEELRSLDLFLAELYQHLDSGSSERPDISSIKRRIQKVTHEMDMCYGKMGSLFRCGSRQTLFANQLMRYADLYAASFINFLYYPFSYLFRAPPVLMAHESTVEHGRLDTGEAGMALAPWLTRHSHPGQQVTGVPPDSSGEEEDDGEA from the exons GATCTTCGTCAACCGGAGTCTGGCGCTGGAGAAGATCAAGTGCTTTGGCTTTGACATGGACTACACCTTGGCCA TGTACAAGTCGCCCGACTATGAGGAGCTGGCCTTCGCCCTGCTGCTGGAGCACCTCGTCTCCATCGGGTACCCCCACGAGATCCTCGCCTACAAGTACGACCCCACCTTCCCCACCCG GGGGCTGGTGTTCGACGCCCTGTATGGGAACCTGCTGAAGGTGGACTCCCACGGGAACCTGCTGGTCTGTGCCCATGGCTTCCGCTTCCTCAAGGG ggccgaAATCCTCCACTATTACCCCAACAAGTTCATCCAGAGGGATGACATGAAGCGCTTCCACATCCTCAACACCCTCTTCAACCTCACTG AGGCCTACCTCTACGCCTGTCTCGTGGACTTCTTCACCAACTGCTCCAGATACGTCAA CTGCGACACCGGCTACAAGCATGGGAACCTCTTCATGTCCTTCCGCAGCATGTTCCAGGATGTGCGTGAGGCCATGGACCACGTCCACCTCTCG ggctgcctgAAGGAGAAGACACTGGAGAACCTGGAGAAATACGTGGTGAAGGAT GCCATCATGTCCTACCTGTTCGACTTCAGCGATGGGGACAAG GCTGAGACCCCGCAGCGTCCCTGGCGATCCTATTTCGACCTCATCGTGGTAGACACCCGCAAGCCACTCTTCTTTGCTGAGGGCACCGTCCTGCGCCAAGTCAACACG GACACGGGGAAGCTGCGCATCGGGACGTACACCGGCCCGCTACAGCACTGCGCCGTCTACTCCGGCG GATCCTCGGATGTGGTGTGTGACCTGCTGGGCGTGAAAGGCAAGGACATCCTCTACATGGGGGACCACATCTTCGGAGACATCCTCAAGTCCAAGAAGCGGCAGGGCTGGCGCACCTTCCTGGTGGTGCCCGAGCTGGCCCGCGAGCTGCAGGTCTGGACGGAGAAGAGCG AGCTGTTTGAGGAGCTGCGGAGCCTGGACCTCTTCCTGGCGGAGTTGTACCA GCATTTGGACAGTGGCAGCAGCGAGCGCCCAGACATCAGCTCCATCAAGCGTCGGATCCAG AAAGTCACGCATGAGATGGACATGTGCTACGGGAAGATGGGCAGCCTCTTCCGCTGTGGCTCGCGCCAGACGCTCTTTGCCAACCAGCTGATGCGCTACGCAGACCTTTATGCCGCCTCCTTCATCAACTTCCTCTACTATCCCTTCAGCTACCTCTTCCGGGCACCCCCGGTGCTG ATGGCACACGAGTCGACGGTGGAGCACGGCCGCCTGGACACGGGGGAGGCAGGCATGGCCCTGGCCCCCTGGCTGACCCGGCACAGCCACCCCGGCCAGCAg GTCACTGGGGTCCCCCCAGACtccagcggggaggaggaggatgatggagAAGCCTGA
- the LOC128919555 gene encoding cytosolic purine 5'-nucleotidase-like isoform X1: MGSEGERGAAAAPGPGDPRALRRDCQHRIFVNRSLALEKIKCFGFDMDYTLAMYKSPDYEELAFALLLEHLVSIGYPHEILAYKYDPTFPTRGLVFDALYGNLLKVDSHGNLLVCAHGFRFLKGAEILHYYPNKFIQRDDMKRFHILNTLFNLTEAYLYACLVDFFTNCSRYVNCDTGYKHGNLFMSFRSMFQDVREAMDHVHLSGCLKEKTLENLEKYVVKDPRVPLLLSRMKEVGKVFLATNSDYNYTDAIMSYLFDFSDGDKQAETPQRPWRSYFDLIVVDTRKPLFFAEGTVLRQVNTDTGKLRIGTYTGPLQHCAVYSGGSSDVVCDLLGVKGKDILYMGDHIFGDILKSKKRQGWRTFLVVPELARELQVWTEKSELFEELRSLDLFLAELYQHLDSGSSERPDISSIKRRIQKVTHEMDMCYGKMGSLFRCGSRQTLFANQLMRYADLYAASFINFLYYPFSYLFRAPPVLMAHESTVEHGRLDTGEAGMALAPWLTRHSHPGQQVTGVPPDSSGEEEDDGEA; encoded by the exons GATCTTCGTCAACCGGAGTCTGGCGCTGGAGAAGATCAAGTGCTTTGGCTTTGACATGGACTACACCTTGGCCA TGTACAAGTCGCCCGACTATGAGGAGCTGGCCTTCGCCCTGCTGCTGGAGCACCTCGTCTCCATCGGGTACCCCCACGAGATCCTCGCCTACAAGTACGACCCCACCTTCCCCACCCG GGGGCTGGTGTTCGACGCCCTGTATGGGAACCTGCTGAAGGTGGACTCCCACGGGAACCTGCTGGTCTGTGCCCATGGCTTCCGCTTCCTCAAGGG ggccgaAATCCTCCACTATTACCCCAACAAGTTCATCCAGAGGGATGACATGAAGCGCTTCCACATCCTCAACACCCTCTTCAACCTCACTG AGGCCTACCTCTACGCCTGTCTCGTGGACTTCTTCACCAACTGCTCCAGATACGTCAA CTGCGACACCGGCTACAAGCATGGGAACCTCTTCATGTCCTTCCGCAGCATGTTCCAGGATGTGCGTGAGGCCATGGACCACGTCCACCTCTCG ggctgcctgAAGGAGAAGACACTGGAGAACCTGGAGAAATACGTGGTGAAGGAT CCCCGCGTGCCGCTGCTGCTGAGCCGCATGAAGGAGGTGGGGAAGGTCTTCCTGGCCACCAACAGCGACTACAACTACACTGAC GCCATCATGTCCTACCTGTTCGACTTCAGCGATGGGGACAA GCAGGCTGAGACCCCGCAGCGTCCCTGGCGATCCTATTTCGACCTCATCGTGGTAGACACCCGCAAGCCACTCTTCTTTGCTGAGGGCACCGTCCTGCGCCAAGTCAACACG GACACGGGGAAGCTGCGCATCGGGACGTACACCGGCCCGCTACAGCACTGCGCCGTCTACTCCGGCG GATCCTCGGATGTGGTGTGTGACCTGCTGGGCGTGAAAGGCAAGGACATCCTCTACATGGGGGACCACATCTTCGGAGACATCCTCAAGTCCAAGAAGCGGCAGGGCTGGCGCACCTTCCTGGTGGTGCCCGAGCTGGCCCGCGAGCTGCAGGTCTGGACGGAGAAGAGCG AGCTGTTTGAGGAGCTGCGGAGCCTGGACCTCTTCCTGGCGGAGTTGTACCA GCATTTGGACAGTGGCAGCAGCGAGCGCCCAGACATCAGCTCCATCAAGCGTCGGATCCAG AAAGTCACGCATGAGATGGACATGTGCTACGGGAAGATGGGCAGCCTCTTCCGCTGTGGCTCGCGCCAGACGCTCTTTGCCAACCAGCTGATGCGCTACGCAGACCTTTATGCCGCCTCCTTCATCAACTTCCTCTACTATCCCTTCAGCTACCTCTTCCGGGCACCCCCGGTGCTG ATGGCACACGAGTCGACGGTGGAGCACGGCCGCCTGGACACGGGGGAGGCAGGCATGGCCCTGGCCCCCTGGCTGACCCGGCACAGCCACCCCGGCCAGCAg GTCACTGGGGTCCCCCCAGACtccagcggggaggaggaggatgatggagAAGCCTGA
- the LOC128919555 gene encoding cytosolic purine 5'-nucleotidase-like isoform X3, with protein sequence MGSEGERGAAAAPGPGDPRALRRDCQHRIFVNRSLALEKIKCFGFDMDYTLAMYKSPDYEELAFALLLEHLVSIGYPHEILAYKYDPTFPTRGLVFDALYGNLLKVDSHGNLLVCAHGFRFLKGAEILHYYPNKFIQRDDMKRFHILNTLFNLTEAYLYACLVDFFTNCSRYVNCDTGYKHGNLFMSFRSMFQDVREAMDHVHLSGCLKEKTLENLEKYVVKDAIMSYLFDFSDGDKQAETPQRPWRSYFDLIVVDTRKPLFFAEGTVLRQVNTDTGKLRIGTYTGPLQHCAVYSGGSSDVVCDLLGVKGKDILYMGDHIFGDILKSKKRQGWRTFLVVPELARELQVWTEKSELFEELRSLDLFLAELYQHLDSGSSERPDISSIKRRIQKVTHEMDMCYGKMGSLFRCGSRQTLFANQLMRYADLYAASFINFLYYPFSYLFRAPPVLMAHESTVEHGRLDTGEAGMALAPWLTRHSHPGQQVTGVPPDSSGEEEDDGEA encoded by the exons GATCTTCGTCAACCGGAGTCTGGCGCTGGAGAAGATCAAGTGCTTTGGCTTTGACATGGACTACACCTTGGCCA TGTACAAGTCGCCCGACTATGAGGAGCTGGCCTTCGCCCTGCTGCTGGAGCACCTCGTCTCCATCGGGTACCCCCACGAGATCCTCGCCTACAAGTACGACCCCACCTTCCCCACCCG GGGGCTGGTGTTCGACGCCCTGTATGGGAACCTGCTGAAGGTGGACTCCCACGGGAACCTGCTGGTCTGTGCCCATGGCTTCCGCTTCCTCAAGGG ggccgaAATCCTCCACTATTACCCCAACAAGTTCATCCAGAGGGATGACATGAAGCGCTTCCACATCCTCAACACCCTCTTCAACCTCACTG AGGCCTACCTCTACGCCTGTCTCGTGGACTTCTTCACCAACTGCTCCAGATACGTCAA CTGCGACACCGGCTACAAGCATGGGAACCTCTTCATGTCCTTCCGCAGCATGTTCCAGGATGTGCGTGAGGCCATGGACCACGTCCACCTCTCG ggctgcctgAAGGAGAAGACACTGGAGAACCTGGAGAAATACGTGGTGAAGGAT GCCATCATGTCCTACCTGTTCGACTTCAGCGATGGGGACAA GCAGGCTGAGACCCCGCAGCGTCCCTGGCGATCCTATTTCGACCTCATCGTGGTAGACACCCGCAAGCCACTCTTCTTTGCTGAGGGCACCGTCCTGCGCCAAGTCAACACG GACACGGGGAAGCTGCGCATCGGGACGTACACCGGCCCGCTACAGCACTGCGCCGTCTACTCCGGCG GATCCTCGGATGTGGTGTGTGACCTGCTGGGCGTGAAAGGCAAGGACATCCTCTACATGGGGGACCACATCTTCGGAGACATCCTCAAGTCCAAGAAGCGGCAGGGCTGGCGCACCTTCCTGGTGGTGCCCGAGCTGGCCCGCGAGCTGCAGGTCTGGACGGAGAAGAGCG AGCTGTTTGAGGAGCTGCGGAGCCTGGACCTCTTCCTGGCGGAGTTGTACCA GCATTTGGACAGTGGCAGCAGCGAGCGCCCAGACATCAGCTCCATCAAGCGTCGGATCCAG AAAGTCACGCATGAGATGGACATGTGCTACGGGAAGATGGGCAGCCTCTTCCGCTGTGGCTCGCGCCAGACGCTCTTTGCCAACCAGCTGATGCGCTACGCAGACCTTTATGCCGCCTCCTTCATCAACTTCCTCTACTATCCCTTCAGCTACCTCTTCCGGGCACCCCCGGTGCTG ATGGCACACGAGTCGACGGTGGAGCACGGCCGCCTGGACACGGGGGAGGCAGGCATGGCCCTGGCCCCCTGGCTGACCCGGCACAGCCACCCCGGCCAGCAg GTCACTGGGGTCCCCCCAGACtccagcggggaggaggaggatgatggagAAGCCTGA